Proteins co-encoded in one Anabas testudineus chromosome 8, fAnaTes1.2, whole genome shotgun sequence genomic window:
- the LOC113158105 gene encoding cytochrome c oxidase subunit 6A, mitochondrial, producing MSVSPLAFATRRVFAAASHSSHEGGARTWKVLTFILALPGVGVCMANAYMKMTAHPHEQPEFVPYQHLRIRTKKFPWGDGNHTLFHNSHTNPLPDGYESSHH from the exons ATGTCTGTGTCCCCACTTGCCTTTGCCACTCGTCGAGTGTTTGCTGCTGCGTCACATTCAAGCCACGAAGGAGGCG CACGGACCTGGAAGGTGCTGACCTTCATTTTGGCCTTGCCTGGCGTTGGCGTGTGCATGGCCAATGCCTACATGAAGATGACTGCACACCCACACGAACAGCCAGAGTTTGTGCCATATCAACATCTGCGGATCCGCACCAAG AAATTTCCCTGGGGCGATGGAAACCACACTCTGTTCCACAATTCTCACACCAATCCTCTGCCAGATGGCTACGAGAGCTCCCATCACTGA
- the armc5 gene encoding armadillo repeat-containing protein 5 isoform X1 has translation MALAANTGDCILFHKNYSTSGLFLREWTEAVGTPSPDSKCGVREIMAASPVQGDWKPSRAPSREGHPSSPESSLTWCLAHLSKPGSGAEHQGHDKTDSGGGRDTDKRFRASQWRALVAIRTQHIKGDKAGIARFRTLGGLRPLLEVLKHPECSRKILDLALSILANCCTELETRVEVRKLDGICILVDILKRNVALETVQNRAARALGNLAMDPESSVLIHSAGGVPLLLLCVSLSSAPSSPTAASPKDPCPKLECAQSAARALLYLSDTPSNRLSLLTQGTLPALAPLIAPEYPQGLRRAALRTLHELTRGCGVECAREVSRSGVLAQLGVMASGESGKPFEELALKTLANMCSQGCLRPLVGSLGVIHKFTEKVKREPLKSGVFFKALCLCCKEAVNRAKVKESGGLEVLISFLSAHQTHPLSRLAILACVDFVFDESAMEQLQELGLVPLLVARLVELTRGEETFSEKMDLGLCSSMSPTELLPSSCFDSFDFPPPDGQKKEDSGKEQGLCSSSFLSLRSWLVSEGLISSEGDLVDSSGVDGEWGSLQIPPSSSPQTSSPNPDTNSSLKNSSSSNRTVSSAKKAAQPSPVASSAHLQVSSSWKINNTLSSVPQTSSAATPQIQPSSSTISSPTKTTQTPISPSKFSSPHRRRQRAHSAACLTKVTLDIPPSVPRSMAYHHPYHPEPWTPESPILLLLSRFSHATDPSAALVSSDIMSGLLYYLTRHQDPSSRCFRILCRLSCNPNCLQALVRTGSVALIHHHLCQKDGGFEEEERETDRVKDKVEQLGVALLNNLRVQCESGFGSGVLAHVMLSGSESDKMSCALSLPLICSNKSLLKKLLLDSGGLLLAMQPLGYDNSDVDEDNPAEYGKLISDLLNSSHSGLTSQLQSLYFSLLIGCLSSLTCSVKSELTKKHVRPTATTELSETGRASPPPSKKPRLADSCPYGVSDFDVILLLDNGTRVPANREAVAGVEGTHRVGSEYFRALMRGGFEEAHCNTEAIHIKDVSTGMLLPVLHYLHGCRLTDDTESMKERDERERRGHCPILDTLVTEGLDGCQKETEGHSANDLSFQKTPLGETMIGACRFLVTELQRELEDICVSLLLSCSTKVASQAAPAPTEDSVEKGISKRHHECVESAEERLANCTSELEMIGFEMQAENISGQREKPKCALQQTDDKKPVAGLIQKANKAPSTTSNQKTSVTPVSRSKCVSVVEKSHDPEELSLSPKNLMKSSLELKSIYLSPSEGNVRGGVLAALIPQVYWFSQRYSYPALGRACLSLLLGCQDCPRPFLSSSLAGACLRRLAREADCTETLKQDLISLATTALS, from the exons ATGGCGTTAGCGGCTAACACAGGCGATTGCATTTTGTTTCACAAAAACTATTCGACCAGTG GCCTGTTTTTAAGGGAGTGGACCGAAGCTGTTGGAACTCCATCTCCCGACAGCAAGTGCGGCGTCAG AGAGATCATGGCTGCATCCCCAGTGCAAGGTGACTGGAAACCTTCTCGTGCACCCTCCAGAGAAGGGCACCCATCATCACCAGAGTCTTCTTTGACCTGGTGCTTGGCTCACCTCTCCAAACCTGGTTCAGGAGCTGAACATCAGGGCCATGACAAAACGGACTCTGGTGGTGGCAGAGACACAGATAAGAGGTTCAGAGCCTCTCAGTGGAGAGCGCTGGTTGCTATCCGGACACAGCACATCAAGGGCGATAAGGCTGGCATCGCCAGATTCAGAACTCTGGGGGGTCTTCGACCCTTGCTGGAAGTGCTCAAACACCCAGAGTGTTCAAGGAAAATTCTGGACCTGGCTCTGAGCATCCTGGCCAACTGCTGCACTGAGCTAGAGACACGCGTAGAG GTTCGCAAGCTCGATGGAATATGTATTTTAG TGGATATCCTGAAGAGAAATGTAGCCCTGGAGACTGTTCAGAACCGAGCAGCCCGGGCTTTGGGAAACCTGGCCATGGATCCAGAGAGCTCTGTGCTCATCCACTCTGCTG GTGGtgttcctcttctcctcctctgtgtgtctctttcctCCGCCCCATCGTCTCCTACTGCTGCTTCACCCAAAGACCCTTGTCCTAAACTGGAGTGTGCTCAGTCAGCTGCTCGAGCCCTCCTGTACCTCTCGGATACACCGTCTAACCGCTTGTCCCTGCTCACACAAGGGACTTTACCTGCCCTTGCCCCTCTCATTGCTCCAGAATATCCCCAAGGGCTGAGGCGGGCTGCACTCAGGACCCTCCATGAGCTGACACGGGGCTGTGGTGTTGAATGTGCCAGGGAGGTTTCCCGTTCTGGGGTCCTTGCTCAGCTTGGTGTCATGGCATCTGGGGAGTCAGGAAAACCTTTTGAGGAGCTCGCACTGAAAACATTGGCCAACATGTGCTCCCAAGGCTGCTTGCGCCCTCTGGTGGGGTCACTGGGGGTCATTCACAAGTTCACAGAGAAAGTCAAAAGAGAACCACTAAAATCTGGAGTTTTCTTCAAGGCACTGTGCTTGTGTTGCAAGGAGGCGGTCAATCGGGCCAAGGTGAAGGAGAGTGGTGGACTGGAGGTGCTGATTAGCTTTTTGTCTGCTCATCAGACTCATCCGCTCTCCCGACTAGCCATCCTGGCCTGTGTAGACTTTGTTTTTGACGAATCTGCCATGGAGCAGTTGCAGGAGTTAGGTCTGGTCCCTCTGCTTGTTGCACGACTAGTTGAACTGACCAGGGGAGAGGAAACATTTTCTGAGAAGATGGATTTGGGCCTCTGTTCCAGCATGTCTCCGACTGAACTCCTGCCCTCATCATGTTTTGATTCCTTTGATTTTCCCCCACCTGACGGCCAGAAGAAAGAGGATTCTGGAAAGGAGCAAGGTCTGTGTTCATCCAGCTTTCTAAGTCTCAG ATCCTGGTTGGTATCTGAGGGGTTGATCTCCTCTGAGGGGGACCTGGTGGATTCCTCTGGTGTTGATGGGGAATGGGGGAGTCTTCAGATCCCTCCCTCTTCATCCCCTCAAACCTCATCTCCGAACCCTGATACTAATTCTTCTCTGAAAAACTCTTCTTCATCCAATCGTACAGTCTCTTCTGCTAAAAAAGCAGCTCAGCCTTCCCCAGTGGCTTCTTCAGCTCATCTCCAAGTGTCATCTTCATGGAAAATCAATAATACTCTTTCCTCTGTTCCTCAGACTTCCAGTGCAGCCACACCTCAAATCCAGCCCAGTTCTTCCACTATTTCCTCTCCCACTAAAACCACTCAGACTCCAATCTCTCCATCAAAGTTCTCGTCCCCTCACAGAAGGAGGCAGCGGGCTCATTCAGCAGCTTGTTTGACTAAGGTCACTCTTGATATCCCTCCCTCTGTTCCCCGCTCGATGGCTTACCACCATCCTTACCACCCTGAACCCTGGACACCTGAATCTCCCATCCTGCTCCTGCTGTCACGTTTCTCCCATGCCACCGACCCAAGTGCTGCTCTAGTCAGCTCGGACATCATGTCTGGCTTGCTCTACTATCTTACCCGGCACCAGGACCCAAGCAGCAGGTGCTTCCGTATTCTCTGCCGGCTGAGTTGCAACCCAAACTGTTTGCAGGCCTTAGTCCGAACTGGTTCTGTAGCGCTCATTCATCACCACCTCTGCCAAAAAGACGGAGGGtttgaagaagaggagagggagacgGACAGAGTGAAAGACAAAGTTGAACAGCTTG GTGTTGCTCTTCTCAATAATCTGCGTGTCCAGTGTGAGTCTGGATTCGGCTCTGGGGTTCTTGCTCATGTGATGTTGTCAGGTTCTGAGTCAGACAAGATGAGCTGTGCACTATCGCTGCCATTAATCTGCAG CAACAAGTCCCTGCTGAAGAAACTTCTTCTCGACAGCGGCGGACTGCTCCTGGCTATGCAGCCACTTGGCTATGACAACAGCGACGTGGATGAAGATAACCCTGCTGAATATGGGAAGCTGATTTCTGACTTGCTGAATTCATCACATTCAGGCCTGACCTCCCAGCTCCAATCGCTGTACTTCTCTCTCCTCATAGGATGCCTGTCTTCCCTGACATGTAGCGTTAAATCCGAGCTCACCAAAAAACACGTAAGACCAACTGCAACAACTGAACTTAGTGAAACTGGTAGAGCTTCACCGCCTCCTTCAAAAAAACCTCGGCTAGCTGACAGCTGTCCTTACGGTGTTTCGGACTTTGACGTCATATTGCTGTTAGACAATGGGACTCGGGTCCCAGCCAACAGAGAGGCTGTGGCTGGAGTGGAGGGCACACACAGGGTTGGCTCTGAATACTTTAGGGCTCTGATGAGAGGTGGCTTTGAAGAAGCGCACTGTAATACAGAAGCTATCCACATCAAAGATGTTAGCACAGGTATGCTGCTACCAGTACTGCATTACCTGCACGGGTGCCGTCTTACAGACGACACAGAAAGTATGAAGGAaagggatgagagagagaggagaggacattGTCCGATTTTGGACACTTTGGTCACTGAAGGACTTGACGGCTGCCAAAAGGAGACAGAAGGACACTCTGCAAATGATTTGAGTTTCCAGAAAACACCTCTAGGTGAGACGATGATTGGCGCTTGCAGATTTTTGGTGACTGAGTTGCAGAGAGAGTTGGAGgatatctgtgtctctcttctaCTGTCCTGCTCAACTAAGGTTGCCAGTCAAGCTGCACCAGCTCCCACAGAGGACAGCGTTGAAAAGGGAATTTCTAAAAGGCACCACGAATGCGTAGAGTCAGCGGAGGAGAGACTGGCTAATTGTACCTCTGAGCTAGAGATGATTGGTTTTGAGATGCAAGCGGAAAATATTTCAGGGCAGAGGGAGAAACCAAAGTGTGCTCTACAACAGACAGATGATAAGAAACCTGTTGCTGGATTAATTCAAAAAGCCAACAAAGCACCCAGTACAACTTCAAACCAGAAGACAAGTGTTACTCCAGTTTCCAGATCAAAATGTGTATCAGTTGTAGAAAAATCGCATGACCCAGAAGAGTTGAGTTTAAGCCCAAAGAACTTAATGAAAAGTTCATTAGAGCTGAAATCTATATATCTTTCTCCCTCAGAAGGTAATGTAAGAGGTGGGGTCCTGGCTGCTCTCATTCCACAGGTGTACTGGTTTTCCCAGCGGTACAGCTACCCAGCACTGGGCcgtgcctgtctgtctctgctgctgggCTGTCAGGACTGTCCTCGGCCCTTTCTGTCCTCCTCGCTCGCTGGCGCTTGCCTTCGCAGACTAGCCAGAGAGGCGGACTGTACAGAGACTCTGAAACAGGACCTTATCAGTCTGGCCACAACAGCTTTGAGCTGA
- the armc5 gene encoding armadillo repeat-containing protein 5 isoform X2, with translation MAASPVQGDWKPSRAPSREGHPSSPESSLTWCLAHLSKPGSGAEHQGHDKTDSGGGRDTDKRFRASQWRALVAIRTQHIKGDKAGIARFRTLGGLRPLLEVLKHPECSRKILDLALSILANCCTELETRVEVRKLDGICILVDILKRNVALETVQNRAARALGNLAMDPESSVLIHSAGGVPLLLLCVSLSSAPSSPTAASPKDPCPKLECAQSAARALLYLSDTPSNRLSLLTQGTLPALAPLIAPEYPQGLRRAALRTLHELTRGCGVECAREVSRSGVLAQLGVMASGESGKPFEELALKTLANMCSQGCLRPLVGSLGVIHKFTEKVKREPLKSGVFFKALCLCCKEAVNRAKVKESGGLEVLISFLSAHQTHPLSRLAILACVDFVFDESAMEQLQELGLVPLLVARLVELTRGEETFSEKMDLGLCSSMSPTELLPSSCFDSFDFPPPDGQKKEDSGKEQGLCSSSFLSLRSWLVSEGLISSEGDLVDSSGVDGEWGSLQIPPSSSPQTSSPNPDTNSSLKNSSSSNRTVSSAKKAAQPSPVASSAHLQVSSSWKINNTLSSVPQTSSAATPQIQPSSSTISSPTKTTQTPISPSKFSSPHRRRQRAHSAACLTKVTLDIPPSVPRSMAYHHPYHPEPWTPESPILLLLSRFSHATDPSAALVSSDIMSGLLYYLTRHQDPSSRCFRILCRLSCNPNCLQALVRTGSVALIHHHLCQKDGGFEEEERETDRVKDKVEQLGVALLNNLRVQCESGFGSGVLAHVMLSGSESDKMSCALSLPLICSNKSLLKKLLLDSGGLLLAMQPLGYDNSDVDEDNPAEYGKLISDLLNSSHSGLTSQLQSLYFSLLIGCLSSLTCSVKSELTKKHVRPTATTELSETGRASPPPSKKPRLADSCPYGVSDFDVILLLDNGTRVPANREAVAGVEGTHRVGSEYFRALMRGGFEEAHCNTEAIHIKDVSTGMLLPVLHYLHGCRLTDDTESMKERDERERRGHCPILDTLVTEGLDGCQKETEGHSANDLSFQKTPLGETMIGACRFLVTELQRELEDICVSLLLSCSTKVASQAAPAPTEDSVEKGISKRHHECVESAEERLANCTSELEMIGFEMQAENISGQREKPKCALQQTDDKKPVAGLIQKANKAPSTTSNQKTSVTPVSRSKCVSVVEKSHDPEELSLSPKNLMKSSLELKSIYLSPSEGNVRGGVLAALIPQVYWFSQRYSYPALGRACLSLLLGCQDCPRPFLSSSLAGACLRRLAREADCTETLKQDLISLATTALS, from the exons ATGGCTGCATCCCCAGTGCAAGGTGACTGGAAACCTTCTCGTGCACCCTCCAGAGAAGGGCACCCATCATCACCAGAGTCTTCTTTGACCTGGTGCTTGGCTCACCTCTCCAAACCTGGTTCAGGAGCTGAACATCAGGGCCATGACAAAACGGACTCTGGTGGTGGCAGAGACACAGATAAGAGGTTCAGAGCCTCTCAGTGGAGAGCGCTGGTTGCTATCCGGACACAGCACATCAAGGGCGATAAGGCTGGCATCGCCAGATTCAGAACTCTGGGGGGTCTTCGACCCTTGCTGGAAGTGCTCAAACACCCAGAGTGTTCAAGGAAAATTCTGGACCTGGCTCTGAGCATCCTGGCCAACTGCTGCACTGAGCTAGAGACACGCGTAGAG GTTCGCAAGCTCGATGGAATATGTATTTTAG TGGATATCCTGAAGAGAAATGTAGCCCTGGAGACTGTTCAGAACCGAGCAGCCCGGGCTTTGGGAAACCTGGCCATGGATCCAGAGAGCTCTGTGCTCATCCACTCTGCTG GTGGtgttcctcttctcctcctctgtgtgtctctttcctCCGCCCCATCGTCTCCTACTGCTGCTTCACCCAAAGACCCTTGTCCTAAACTGGAGTGTGCTCAGTCAGCTGCTCGAGCCCTCCTGTACCTCTCGGATACACCGTCTAACCGCTTGTCCCTGCTCACACAAGGGACTTTACCTGCCCTTGCCCCTCTCATTGCTCCAGAATATCCCCAAGGGCTGAGGCGGGCTGCACTCAGGACCCTCCATGAGCTGACACGGGGCTGTGGTGTTGAATGTGCCAGGGAGGTTTCCCGTTCTGGGGTCCTTGCTCAGCTTGGTGTCATGGCATCTGGGGAGTCAGGAAAACCTTTTGAGGAGCTCGCACTGAAAACATTGGCCAACATGTGCTCCCAAGGCTGCTTGCGCCCTCTGGTGGGGTCACTGGGGGTCATTCACAAGTTCACAGAGAAAGTCAAAAGAGAACCACTAAAATCTGGAGTTTTCTTCAAGGCACTGTGCTTGTGTTGCAAGGAGGCGGTCAATCGGGCCAAGGTGAAGGAGAGTGGTGGACTGGAGGTGCTGATTAGCTTTTTGTCTGCTCATCAGACTCATCCGCTCTCCCGACTAGCCATCCTGGCCTGTGTAGACTTTGTTTTTGACGAATCTGCCATGGAGCAGTTGCAGGAGTTAGGTCTGGTCCCTCTGCTTGTTGCACGACTAGTTGAACTGACCAGGGGAGAGGAAACATTTTCTGAGAAGATGGATTTGGGCCTCTGTTCCAGCATGTCTCCGACTGAACTCCTGCCCTCATCATGTTTTGATTCCTTTGATTTTCCCCCACCTGACGGCCAGAAGAAAGAGGATTCTGGAAAGGAGCAAGGTCTGTGTTCATCCAGCTTTCTAAGTCTCAG ATCCTGGTTGGTATCTGAGGGGTTGATCTCCTCTGAGGGGGACCTGGTGGATTCCTCTGGTGTTGATGGGGAATGGGGGAGTCTTCAGATCCCTCCCTCTTCATCCCCTCAAACCTCATCTCCGAACCCTGATACTAATTCTTCTCTGAAAAACTCTTCTTCATCCAATCGTACAGTCTCTTCTGCTAAAAAAGCAGCTCAGCCTTCCCCAGTGGCTTCTTCAGCTCATCTCCAAGTGTCATCTTCATGGAAAATCAATAATACTCTTTCCTCTGTTCCTCAGACTTCCAGTGCAGCCACACCTCAAATCCAGCCCAGTTCTTCCACTATTTCCTCTCCCACTAAAACCACTCAGACTCCAATCTCTCCATCAAAGTTCTCGTCCCCTCACAGAAGGAGGCAGCGGGCTCATTCAGCAGCTTGTTTGACTAAGGTCACTCTTGATATCCCTCCCTCTGTTCCCCGCTCGATGGCTTACCACCATCCTTACCACCCTGAACCCTGGACACCTGAATCTCCCATCCTGCTCCTGCTGTCACGTTTCTCCCATGCCACCGACCCAAGTGCTGCTCTAGTCAGCTCGGACATCATGTCTGGCTTGCTCTACTATCTTACCCGGCACCAGGACCCAAGCAGCAGGTGCTTCCGTATTCTCTGCCGGCTGAGTTGCAACCCAAACTGTTTGCAGGCCTTAGTCCGAACTGGTTCTGTAGCGCTCATTCATCACCACCTCTGCCAAAAAGACGGAGGGtttgaagaagaggagagggagacgGACAGAGTGAAAGACAAAGTTGAACAGCTTG GTGTTGCTCTTCTCAATAATCTGCGTGTCCAGTGTGAGTCTGGATTCGGCTCTGGGGTTCTTGCTCATGTGATGTTGTCAGGTTCTGAGTCAGACAAGATGAGCTGTGCACTATCGCTGCCATTAATCTGCAG CAACAAGTCCCTGCTGAAGAAACTTCTTCTCGACAGCGGCGGACTGCTCCTGGCTATGCAGCCACTTGGCTATGACAACAGCGACGTGGATGAAGATAACCCTGCTGAATATGGGAAGCTGATTTCTGACTTGCTGAATTCATCACATTCAGGCCTGACCTCCCAGCTCCAATCGCTGTACTTCTCTCTCCTCATAGGATGCCTGTCTTCCCTGACATGTAGCGTTAAATCCGAGCTCACCAAAAAACACGTAAGACCAACTGCAACAACTGAACTTAGTGAAACTGGTAGAGCTTCACCGCCTCCTTCAAAAAAACCTCGGCTAGCTGACAGCTGTCCTTACGGTGTTTCGGACTTTGACGTCATATTGCTGTTAGACAATGGGACTCGGGTCCCAGCCAACAGAGAGGCTGTGGCTGGAGTGGAGGGCACACACAGGGTTGGCTCTGAATACTTTAGGGCTCTGATGAGAGGTGGCTTTGAAGAAGCGCACTGTAATACAGAAGCTATCCACATCAAAGATGTTAGCACAGGTATGCTGCTACCAGTACTGCATTACCTGCACGGGTGCCGTCTTACAGACGACACAGAAAGTATGAAGGAaagggatgagagagagaggagaggacattGTCCGATTTTGGACACTTTGGTCACTGAAGGACTTGACGGCTGCCAAAAGGAGACAGAAGGACACTCTGCAAATGATTTGAGTTTCCAGAAAACACCTCTAGGTGAGACGATGATTGGCGCTTGCAGATTTTTGGTGACTGAGTTGCAGAGAGAGTTGGAGgatatctgtgtctctcttctaCTGTCCTGCTCAACTAAGGTTGCCAGTCAAGCTGCACCAGCTCCCACAGAGGACAGCGTTGAAAAGGGAATTTCTAAAAGGCACCACGAATGCGTAGAGTCAGCGGAGGAGAGACTGGCTAATTGTACCTCTGAGCTAGAGATGATTGGTTTTGAGATGCAAGCGGAAAATATTTCAGGGCAGAGGGAGAAACCAAAGTGTGCTCTACAACAGACAGATGATAAGAAACCTGTTGCTGGATTAATTCAAAAAGCCAACAAAGCACCCAGTACAACTTCAAACCAGAAGACAAGTGTTACTCCAGTTTCCAGATCAAAATGTGTATCAGTTGTAGAAAAATCGCATGACCCAGAAGAGTTGAGTTTAAGCCCAAAGAACTTAATGAAAAGTTCATTAGAGCTGAAATCTATATATCTTTCTCCCTCAGAAGGTAATGTAAGAGGTGGGGTCCTGGCTGCTCTCATTCCACAGGTGTACTGGTTTTCCCAGCGGTACAGCTACCCAGCACTGGGCcgtgcctgtctgtctctgctgctgggCTGTCAGGACTGTCCTCGGCCCTTTCTGTCCTCCTCGCTCGCTGGCGCTTGCCTTCGCAGACTAGCCAGAGAGGCGGACTGTACAGAGACTCTGAAACAGGACCTTATCAGTCTGGCCACAACAGCTTTGAGCTGA
- the si:dkey-66i24.7 gene encoding uncharacterized protein si:dkey-66i24.7 has translation MEVIETIVIQSTEVEGKETVVSSVDADKTKAEFIWTLQATWHLVNTRLEMDQAFDQPVCKKKKLWEMVAEKVNAKLRESEITDVTVKAYECDLKWRNMLATYRKNAERAKRLGVASVHWEFFKAMHEVLGKSREEIEAQRRAKLNGTRVGKAIASKRFTPILPTPTVTAAPCPTRPPQDVLQLYMELQERKMNMWAQQKALEERKIEAINNLAQAISSLAQKNNTPMSKDGH, from the exons ATGGAGGTAATCGAGACAATAGTGATTCAAAGTACTGAAGTGGAAGGAAAGGAAACTGTCGTGTCCAGTGTGGACGCTGATAAAACCAAAGCAG AATTTATTTGGACACTACAGGCTACATGGCACCTTGTCAACACCAGACTGGAAATGGATCAGGCTTTTGACCAGCCAGtctgcaagaaaaagaaactttgGGAGATGGTGGCAGAGAAGGTAAATGCCAAACTGAGGGAGTCAGAGATCACCGATGTCACCGTGAAGGCTTACGAGTGTGATCTTAAGTGGAGAAACATGCTGGCCACATACAGGAAGAATGCAGAACGGGCCAAGAGGCTGGGGGTGGCCAGTGTCCACTGGGAGTTCTTCAAGGCCATGCATGAAGTCCTGGGCAAGAGTAGAGAGGAGATTGAAGCCCAGCGCCGGGCCAAGCTCAATGGGACAAGAGTTGGGAAGGCCATAGCCAGCAAGAGGTTTACCCCAATCCTTCCTACGCCTACTGTGACAGCGGCTCCCTGCCCCACCCGGCCTCCACAGGATGTCCTTCAGCTGTACATGGAGCTGCaagagaggaagatgaacaTGTGGGCCCAGCAGAAGGCCTTGGAGGAGAGGAAGATAGAGGCTATAAACAACTTGGCCCAGGCCATCTCCAGTCTGGCTCAAAAGAACAACACACCCATGTCGAAGGATGGGCATTAG
- the LOC113160244 gene encoding uncharacterized protein LOC113160244, whose translation MDVSEHVLSAGRAVLDMVEREWQPLSPGELELRLDQAVEDILESDLMATLQAQPPPPASTIYVQLLQSQANVGPQVLNTGATTPGPPEEDVSESEHLLETVDSAAVKYIADLLQSSKSKTRMAGRARLSLSHTVLLSLTLLTERLSYRCVSRRFHLEKGNIHRIFFSFCERINSLKEKQIQWPVGEEAAEALFPLYSPEKKEEDEEQSVPQVLGVLGHTQIPIRLPIGKHDLESTVPEVKRMKREAHPDSWLNLELVCDHRGRFLHCRISKGSDVDRGSALRDRLKQHPELMPSGSYLVARAGYPLTAHILTPYTRSVGPREELFNKTLEGHFQILDQAVANLRARFQRLRYLDIGNYERARAVVLTACVLHNVFLDMGQVVQGEAEKEEAITGEGDVDEDGVCRRDAISDVLLRSFDSGSV comes from the exons ATGGACGTCAGTGAGCATGTTTTATCGGCGGGCAGAGCCGTGCTGGACATGGTGGAGCGCGAGTGGCAGCCTCTGTCTCCGGGCGAGCTGGAGCTGCGGCTGGACCAGGCGGTGGAGGACATCCTGGAGTCTGACCTGATGGCAACACTTCAagctcagcctcctcctcctgctaGTACTATATACGTACAGTTACTGCAGAGTCAAGCAAATGTGGGGCCACAGGTTTTAAACACAGGAGCCACAACACCCGGTCCCCCAGAGGAGGACGTATCAGAGTCCGAGCATCTGCTGGAGACTGTGGACAGTGCAGCGGTCAAG TACATCGCAGACCTGCTTCAAAGCTCTAAATCCAAGACTCGGATGGCTGGACGGGCTCGCTTATCTCTGTCCCACACTGTCCTGTTGTCCCTCACCCTGCTCACTGAGCGTCTCAGCTACCGCTGTGTGTCCCGCCGCTTCCAcctggagaaaggaaacatcCACAggatcttcttttctttctgcgAGCGCATTAACTCGCTGAAGGAAAAGCAAATCCAATGGCCTGTCG GTGAAGAGGCTGCAGAGGCGCTGTTTCCACTTTACAGCccagagaagaaagaggaggacgaggagcaGAGTGTTCCTCAGGTACTCGGAGTGTTGGGACACACGCAGATTCCTATACGCTTACCTATAGGGAAACACGATTTGGAGAGCACAGTTCCTGAGGTGAAGAGGATGAAAAGGGAGGCGCACCCTGACTCCTGGTTAAACCTTGAGCTGGTATGTGACCACAGAGGCCGTTTTCTACACTGCAGAATCAGCAAAGGATCAGATGTGGACAGAGGCAGTGCTCTGAGAGACAGACTCAAGCAGCATCCTGAACTGATGCCCTCAGGCTCCTACCTTGTGGCCAGAGCTGGATACCCACTCACTGCTCACATTTTAACCCCATACACAAGAAGTGTCGGACCAAGGGAGGAGCTCTTTAACAAGACGCTAGAGGGGCATTTTCAGATTCTGGATCAGGCTGTTGCCAACCTGAGAGCCAGATTTCAAAGGCTCAGGTATCTTGATATTGGGAACTATGAGCGAGCCAGAGCTGTTGTGCTGACGGCCTGTGTGTTGCACAATGTTTTCTTGGACATGGGACAAGTTGTTcaaggagaagcagagaaagaggaagcaaTAACTGGAGAGGGAGATGTAGATGAAGACGGTGTCTGCAGACGTGACGCCATCTCCGATGTATTGTTGCGAAGCTTTGACTCTGGTAGTGTGTGA